Proteins encoded in a region of the Rhodopirellula halodulae genome:
- a CDS encoding phage tail tape measure protein encodes MSQVRAGSAYVELLTKDSAFVKGLRSAQKRLESFGASTRLLGTKLMGLGAAAATPLAGSVAIFSNFDDAMRGVAAITQATGSQLESLRNTAKKLGATTSYSASEVASLMTELGRAGFKPEQIEKMTAAVMNMARATGTDATQASGIMAATIRQFGMEAGEATRVADGLTAAANKSFNTVESLGEALSYAGPVAADANMSLEETLAILGTLGNMGIQGSSAGNAMRRLLTISAAESEKFKTTFGVTTKDAKGNGRSLVDVLGEVAAATEKMGTAEKAEKLNEVFGLLGITAASSIGKSVADTRELYSELKKAGGIAGKTAEEMEGGLGGAFRILKSSIEGVAIAIGESLEGSVTTMVQAFSRAASGVIEWINKNQKIVKIAAASAIAIFTIGAALFALGSFAAVASFAVGGLATIFSFIGASIGIIVSAVGMLFTPLGLVVAAVAALGGYFLYSTGIAGQAVEYLKGLFETLKADTLAAFGAIANALAAGDITAATDVLWTYLKLQWVTGTTYIKGIWADFTQYISDVWADSAYAIGDVLISALSGLAGVWNSTLGFMADGWTILTSAVQKGWNNTIGFLKKGFLKLHELVDIAGDVSVQIGGVLINALAGVENAWVETVDYLVDTWTVFVGQVKSMWNSTVGFLKKAWIKLKGLFDDDINVDVEMAKIDADTQAADAAEEQQRQQAIIERQRRRSKRKEQIEANRVEMQKGIASQLEERRKAREGTDIDSDMRAIDNETDAKNAVVDKSKEQQFRENDAAQSNRQQIIDDTTVGVQRTLDQMRVEAKAAREAGRPNVEDRNKERDDQITTAQAEFDAAVERANNATAPSDAEPKPDQAAPPESPVAPPKMPEPGAVDIPKVDLPGIDDPELQTPNAKDLRLDLDPNAQAAMDQFADGPETDRTEVAGNFDARGLGLGSGASTIPQQAPEPLKKLEPIAAEDDPVEVIFAPQLRLEPEQVDDQNVNGEQNNEVVAENPVDVPLDLPELSGQPNPIEMESPPTLDVAAITEAFASVGRSLAAFDSAISNSTSQLQLPAMSGGEFSEDMKRAIIQTAENTRRLVERSQSGGLVFS; translated from the coding sequence ATGTCCCAAGTCCGAGCCGGATCCGCCTATGTCGAATTGCTGACCAAGGATTCAGCATTCGTCAAAGGTCTGCGGTCGGCTCAGAAGCGATTGGAATCATTCGGTGCATCGACGCGGTTGCTCGGCACCAAACTGATGGGGCTCGGCGCGGCTGCCGCCACACCACTGGCCGGCAGCGTCGCAATCTTCTCCAACTTCGACGATGCCATGCGTGGCGTTGCTGCGATCACGCAAGCGACTGGATCTCAGCTTGAATCGCTTCGCAATACGGCAAAGAAGCTCGGAGCAACCACCAGTTACTCCGCCAGCGAAGTCGCATCATTGATGACCGAACTCGGTCGCGCAGGTTTCAAGCCGGAGCAGATCGAGAAGATGACGGCCGCCGTGATGAATATGGCCCGCGCAACTGGCACGGACGCGACTCAGGCATCCGGCATCATGGCAGCAACAATTCGTCAGTTCGGGATGGAAGCCGGCGAAGCGACGCGAGTGGCCGATGGACTGACCGCTGCAGCGAACAAGTCGTTCAACACGGTGGAATCTCTCGGCGAAGCCTTGTCCTATGCCGGCCCCGTCGCTGCCGATGCGAACATGAGTCTCGAAGAGACACTCGCGATCCTCGGTACGCTCGGAAATATGGGCATCCAGGGTTCATCGGCTGGCAACGCAATGCGCCGCCTGCTGACGATCAGTGCCGCCGAAAGCGAGAAATTCAAAACCACCTTTGGCGTCACGACCAAGGATGCGAAAGGCAACGGCCGATCACTCGTTGACGTTCTCGGCGAAGTCGCCGCTGCAACCGAGAAGATGGGAACGGCGGAAAAGGCTGAGAAACTGAACGAGGTGTTCGGACTGCTGGGCATCACCGCTGCCAGCTCTATTGGCAAGAGTGTCGCCGATACCCGCGAGTTGTATTCCGAGCTAAAAAAGGCCGGCGGGATCGCCGGCAAGACTGCTGAGGAAATGGAAGGCGGACTCGGTGGAGCGTTCCGAATCCTGAAATCTTCGATCGAAGGCGTCGCGATTGCGATCGGTGAATCACTCGAAGGCAGCGTCACGACGATGGTGCAAGCCTTCAGTCGCGCCGCGTCAGGTGTGATCGAGTGGATCAACAAGAATCAAAAGATTGTCAAAATCGCCGCCGCGAGTGCCATCGCGATCTTCACGATTGGCGCGGCATTGTTCGCACTTGGATCGTTCGCCGCGGTTGCATCATTCGCGGTTGGCGGACTCGCAACCATTTTCTCATTCATCGGAGCGTCGATCGGCATCATCGTCTCAGCGGTCGGAATGTTGTTCACGCCACTTGGTCTTGTTGTGGCAGCCGTCGCCGCGCTCGGTGGCTATTTCCTCTACTCCACAGGCATCGCCGGCCAGGCGGTCGAGTATCTCAAAGGTCTATTTGAAACACTCAAGGCCGACACCCTCGCCGCCTTTGGTGCGATTGCCAACGCACTAGCTGCTGGTGACATCACTGCGGCGACCGATGTGTTGTGGACTTACTTGAAACTGCAATGGGTCACAGGGACGACCTACATCAAGGGCATTTGGGCCGACTTCACTCAATACATCTCTGACGTGTGGGCCGACTCCGCCTACGCGATCGGGGATGTTCTGATTAGTGCCTTGTCTGGGCTCGCTGGCGTATGGAACAGTACCCTCGGATTCATGGCCGATGGCTGGACGATCCTCACGTCCGCCGTGCAAAAAGGCTGGAACAACACGATTGGATTCCTCAAGAAGGGATTCCTCAAACTTCACGAACTCGTTGACATTGCGGGCGACGTATCGGTGCAGATCGGCGGAGTGCTCATCAACGCATTGGCCGGCGTCGAGAATGCTTGGGTCGAAACCGTCGATTACCTTGTCGACACTTGGACCGTGTTCGTTGGTCAAGTGAAGTCGATGTGGAACTCGACCGTGGGGTTCCTCAAAAAGGCGTGGATCAAACTCAAAGGCCTGTTTGACGATGACATCAACGTCGATGTCGAAATGGCGAAGATCGACGCCGATACTCAAGCGGCCGATGCTGCCGAGGAGCAACAGCGTCAGCAAGCGATCATCGAGCGTCAGCGTCGCCGTTCAAAACGCAAGGAGCAGATCGAAGCGAACCGAGTTGAGATGCAGAAAGGCATCGCTTCGCAACTCGAAGAACGCCGCAAGGCTCGCGAAGGTACGGACATCGACTCCGACATGCGGGCGATCGACAACGAGACCGATGCGAAGAATGCAGTTGTCGACAAATCCAAGGAACAACAATTCCGCGAAAACGATGCGGCGCAGTCGAATCGTCAACAAATCATCGACGACACAACCGTCGGAGTGCAACGCACGCTCGATCAGATGCGAGTGGAAGCGAAAGCGGCACGCGAAGCAGGTCGGCCAAACGTTGAAGATCGCAACAAGGAACGCGACGATCAAATCACAACGGCACAGGCCGAGTTCGATGCTGCGGTGGAACGAGCCAACAACGCGACGGCCCCTTCCGATGCTGAGCCGAAACCCGACCAGGCCGCTCCGCCGGAATCACCAGTCGCTCCGCCCAAGATGCCCGAGCCTGGCGCAGTCGATATTCCCAAGGTCGATCTCCCCGGCATCGACGACCCCGAGTTGCAGACCCCCAACGCGAAAGACCTCCGTCTCGACCTGGATCCAAACGCCCAGGCAGCGATGGACCAGTTCGCTGACGGTCCGGAAACCGATCGAACCGAAGTCGCTGGCAATTTTGATGCGCGCGGCTTGGGTCTCGGCAGTGGAGCTTCGACGATTCCGCAACAGGCTCCCGAGCCACTGAAGAAGTTGGAGCCCATTGCCGCTGAGGACGATCCCGTCGAGGTCATCTTCGCGCCGCAGTTGAGGTTGGAACCTGAACAAGTCGACGATCAAAACGTAAACGGCGAGCAAAACAACGAGGTCGTCGCCGAGAACCCAGTCGACGTTCCGTTGGATCTACCAGAGCTTTCAGGGCAGCCCAATCCGATCGAGATGGAATCCCCGCCGACGCTCGACGTTGCCGCGATCACCGAAGCATTCGCATCCGTTGGTCGTTCCCTCGCTGCGTTTGACTCGGCAATCTCCAACAGCACGTCGCAATTGCAATTGCCTGCGATGTCGGGCGGTGAGTTCAGCGAGGACATGAAACGTGCAATCATCCAGACTGCTGAGAACACTCGACGTCTTGTTGAGCGTTCGCAGTCGGGAGGGTTGGTGTTTAGCTGA
- a CDS encoding DUF2190 family protein produces the protein MSNPIIAPVGAIYVHEGVTVPIVSDVEIPAGNVVVLGKLVGVAKFGICANSRGSITVAGVFDLVKDPTTNIPAGTILYWSKISHHVIKNAYAHSMIGIAVEDAPPSSLTVKVKLLQ, from the coding sequence GTGAGCAACCCCATCATCGCACCCGTCGGGGCGATTTACGTCCACGAGGGCGTGACGGTCCCGATCGTTTCCGACGTTGAGATTCCCGCCGGCAATGTCGTTGTCCTTGGAAAGCTGGTCGGCGTCGCCAAGTTTGGCATCTGTGCCAACTCTCGCGGCAGCATCACGGTTGCTGGCGTATTCGATTTGGTGAAAGACCCGACAACCAACATCCCGGCGGGCACCATTCTTTATTGGTCCAAGATCAGTCACCACGTCATCAAGAACGCTTACGCACACTCGATGATCGGTATCGCGGTTGAAGACGCGCCACCGAGTTCGCTGACCGTCAAAGTGAAACTGCTTCAGTAA
- a CDS encoding DUF2190 family protein yields MQAQFIHDGKQVDFTPDVDVPVGSIVIQGDLVGITKRDLKADVLGSIAVEGVFDMPKDPADAETYTAGQKIYATTDGIVTEVPDGSVLLGKVVADAAPTDNFVRVRLSQ; encoded by the coding sequence ATGCAAGCTCAATTCATTCACGACGGAAAACAAGTCGACTTCACACCCGACGTCGATGTCCCTGTTGGATCAATCGTCATTCAAGGTGATTTGGTAGGCATCACCAAACGTGATCTGAAAGCCGATGTACTCGGCTCGATCGCCGTGGAAGGCGTGTTCGACATGCCCAAAGACCCGGCTGATGCGGAGACCTACACCGCTGGACAAAAGATTTACGCAACCACCGACGGGATCGTCACTGAAGTGCCCGATGGATCGGTGTTACTCGGCAAGGTCGTTGCTGACGCCGCGCCGACCGACAACTTCGTTCGCGTTCGCCTGAGCCAGTGA
- a CDS encoding phage major capsid protein: protein MPKTQHAPLEADAESVPSSLRIVCDDAATITLAAAETPEEGKPSLRKFSMTAYTGGAMRLGGWPYPVVVDLAGMRVTRKSRPILKDHDRGSIVGHTDDIAITDKSLEVAGVISGVGATAQEVIATSENGFPWQASLGASADKVVFIPEGKTANANGREIKGPVYVARKSTLGEVSFVALGADDDTEARVAAENYADGDDPSDTDEDTDDLEPVNASLNMSTKPKSGSKTATASPVNDMRAEAAAESRRIAGIRKVCAGNHADIEADAIEQGWSTTKTELAVLRSERPKAPEQTQNSPRYSREVLEAAACLSVGIEEKTLLASYGEKTLNAANPLRHIGLRELVAECARMEGIDVPRVFGDGTATIRAGFSSMSLPSIMENVMNKTLLAAYQNTPIAAFDLCSVGTVTDFKEVARYRLLGTGGFEQVAPDGELKHGKLSEQKYSNKADTYGQILTLTRHDIINDDLSAFMDIPRQMGRSGAESIDDLFFTLLLKNAGFFSSANANLLQGADTKFGPDALTVAKTTFRKQKAGPGGKPKDQKPINIRPEYLVVPVELETEAELLMGSSQLMIDAQGSPTKIPVDNPHRNKYRIISTPHLSDSYYPGASAAAWYLFANPQVLPAFEIVFLNGRRTPIIERVEMPPNTLGMGFRSYIDFGVNSQDHRAAVKVAGE from the coding sequence ATGCCGAAGACACAGCACGCGCCGCTTGAAGCCGACGCTGAATCCGTCCCTAGTTCGCTGCGAATCGTTTGTGATGACGCCGCGACGATCACGCTCGCCGCGGCCGAAACGCCAGAAGAAGGCAAGCCGTCGCTGCGTAAGTTTTCGATGACCGCGTACACCGGCGGTGCGATGCGGTTGGGCGGTTGGCCATATCCGGTTGTCGTTGACTTGGCTGGCATGCGAGTGACTCGCAAGTCGCGACCGATCTTGAAAGACCACGATCGGGGCAGCATTGTCGGACATACAGACGACATTGCGATCACCGACAAGTCGCTCGAAGTCGCCGGCGTCATTTCCGGTGTCGGTGCGACCGCGCAGGAAGTGATCGCGACCAGTGAGAACGGATTCCCTTGGCAAGCATCGCTGGGGGCGAGTGCCGACAAGGTTGTCTTCATCCCAGAAGGCAAGACGGCGAACGCCAACGGTCGCGAGATCAAAGGGCCAGTCTATGTCGCTCGCAAGTCCACGCTGGGCGAGGTTTCGTTCGTCGCTTTGGGTGCTGACGACGACACCGAGGCTCGCGTCGCTGCCGAAAACTACGCCGACGGTGATGACCCCAGCGACACGGATGAAGACACCGACGACCTCGAACCCGTCAACGCAAGCTTGAACATGAGCACGAAGCCAAAGTCCGGAAGCAAAACAGCCACCGCTTCACCGGTGAATGACATGCGAGCTGAGGCCGCGGCGGAATCCCGTCGCATCGCAGGTATTCGCAAAGTCTGTGCGGGCAATCACGCCGATATCGAAGCCGACGCGATCGAGCAAGGCTGGTCCACCACCAAAACGGAACTCGCCGTGCTGAGAAGCGAACGCCCCAAGGCTCCCGAACAGACGCAAAACTCACCACGCTACAGTCGCGAGGTCCTCGAAGCTGCCGCCTGTCTGTCGGTCGGCATCGAAGAAAAAACGCTGCTGGCCAGCTATGGCGAAAAGACGCTCAACGCCGCCAACCCGCTACGTCACATCGGCTTGCGTGAACTCGTCGCCGAGTGCGCTCGGATGGAAGGCATCGACGTGCCTCGCGTCTTTGGCGATGGTACGGCAACCATTCGAGCGGGTTTCAGTTCCATGAGTCTACCCAGCATCATGGAAAACGTCATGAACAAGACGTTGCTGGCCGCCTATCAAAACACGCCGATCGCCGCGTTCGATCTTTGCAGCGTCGGAACCGTCACCGATTTTAAGGAGGTGGCTCGATACCGTTTGCTTGGCACTGGCGGGTTTGAGCAGGTTGCTCCCGATGGCGAATTGAAACACGGCAAACTGTCCGAACAGAAGTACTCGAACAAGGCTGACACCTACGGTCAGATCCTTACGCTGACCCGGCACGACATCATCAACGATGACCTGTCAGCGTTCATGGATATCCCGCGGCAAATGGGACGATCGGGTGCGGAGTCCATCGACGACTTGTTCTTCACACTGCTGCTCAAGAACGCTGGCTTCTTCTCGTCCGCCAACGCCAACTTGTTGCAGGGAGCGGACACTAAGTTCGGCCCGGATGCACTGACCGTTGCCAAGACAACCTTCCGCAAGCAGAAAGCTGGTCCTGGCGGCAAGCCCAAAGATCAAAAGCCGATTAACATCCGGCCTGAGTACTTGGTTGTGCCGGTGGAGTTGGAAACTGAAGCTGAACTGTTGATGGGTTCGTCGCAGCTAATGATCGACGCGCAAGGGTCGCCGACAAAAATTCCTGTCGACAACCCTCACCGCAACAAGTACCGGATCATCAGCACGCCACATCTGTCGGACAGCTACTACCCCGGTGCCAGTGCTGCAGCGTGGTATCTCTTCGCCAATCCGCAGGTGCTGCCTGCGTTCGAGATCGTGTTTCTGAACGGTCGTCGAACGCCGATCATCGAGCGAGTCGAGATGCCTCCGAACACGCTTGGCATGGGCTTCCGGTCTTACATCGACTTCGGTGTGAACTCTCAAGACCACCGAGCCGCTGTGAAAGTCGCTGGCGAGTGA
- a CDS encoding phage portal protein: MLKRLSGIIEQAWRGGASRSSSAPGRSPRQPFFSRLRAKYDAANTTLDNMKHWARADGLSSAAANSPDVRRTLRNRSRYEVANNSYARGITLTLANDVVGTGPRLQMLTPDDAANRFVEAEFFAWAEAVGLAEKLRTMRLARVSDGESFGLLTSNERVDATVKLDVRLIEADQVASPTLVADRTRYIDGIQFDTDGNPLSYDVLREHPGDVTFTIDEEFDTVPATAVLHYFRCDRPGQIRGIPDITPALPLFAQLRRFTLAVLAAAETAADFAGILYTDAPANGEADAAEPFEPIELEKRMLLTMPGGWKMAQMRSEQPSTTYAEFKKEILNEIARCLNMPFNVAAGNSSGYNYASGRLDHQTYFKSIRVEQTQLARVVLDRVLSAWLREAILIEGYLPNSLRTLDSTFEHQWFWDGHEHVDPAKEANAQKIRLSNHTTTLAIEFARQGRDWETELKQRAKEVSLMRELGLSASDETETNPSTKVTEDNAEDTARAA; the protein is encoded by the coding sequence ATGTTGAAGCGTTTGTCAGGGATTATCGAGCAAGCATGGCGCGGCGGAGCTTCCCGCTCTTCATCCGCGCCGGGACGCTCGCCCCGGCAGCCCTTCTTTTCGCGGCTTCGTGCGAAGTACGACGCCGCGAATACGACGCTCGACAACATGAAACATTGGGCGCGAGCCGATGGTTTGTCGTCCGCTGCAGCGAATAGCCCCGATGTGCGTCGAACACTTCGCAATCGGTCGCGATACGAGGTTGCAAATAACAGTTACGCCCGCGGGATCACGCTGACCCTCGCCAATGACGTGGTTGGCACAGGGCCGCGACTGCAAATGCTAACGCCAGATGATGCGGCGAATCGTTTCGTTGAAGCGGAGTTTTTCGCTTGGGCCGAGGCAGTTGGGCTTGCAGAAAAACTACGGACGATGCGACTCGCCCGCGTTTCGGATGGCGAATCGTTTGGTTTGCTGACCAGCAACGAACGCGTCGACGCGACTGTGAAGCTCGACGTGCGATTGATCGAAGCCGACCAAGTGGCCTCGCCGACGTTGGTAGCGGACCGAACACGATACATCGACGGAATCCAGTTTGATACCGACGGAAACCCGCTCAGCTACGACGTGCTTCGCGAACATCCTGGCGATGTTACGTTTACGATCGACGAAGAGTTTGACACGGTGCCGGCCACCGCGGTGCTTCACTACTTCCGCTGCGATCGGCCGGGTCAGATTCGCGGTATTCCCGATATCACGCCGGCGTTGCCTCTATTCGCACAACTTCGTCGCTTCACACTTGCAGTACTTGCGGCTGCCGAAACCGCGGCTGACTTTGCCGGCATCCTCTACACGGACGCGCCGGCCAATGGCGAAGCCGACGCGGCCGAACCATTCGAGCCGATCGAACTTGAGAAGCGCATGCTGCTCACGATGCCCGGTGGCTGGAAGATGGCTCAAATGAGGTCGGAGCAACCTTCGACCACCTACGCAGAGTTCAAGAAAGAGATCCTCAACGAAATCGCTCGTTGTTTGAACATGCCCTTCAACGTCGCTGCCGGAAATTCTTCGGGCTACAACTACGCGAGTGGGCGTCTCGATCATCAAACCTACTTCAAGTCGATCCGTGTTGAGCAAACCCAACTCGCTCGCGTCGTTCTGGATCGCGTTTTGAGTGCTTGGCTTCGCGAAGCCATTCTCATCGAGGGCTATCTGCCCAACTCGCTTCGCACGCTCGATTCGACGTTCGAGCACCAATGGTTTTGGGATGGTCACGAGCATGTGGATCCCGCCAAAGAAGCCAATGCCCAGAAGATCCGTCTCTCGAATCATACGACCACTCTGGCCATCGAATTTGCGCGGCAGGGGCGTGATTGGGAGACGGAACTCAAACAGCGTGCCAAAGAAGTGTCGCTGATGCGTGAGCTTGGTCTGTCGGCCAGCGATGAAACTGAAACCAATCCCTCAACGAAGGTCACGGAAGACAATGCCGAAGACACAGCACGCGCCGCTTGA
- a CDS encoding terminase gpA endonuclease subunit yields MINERQLYRYRTRAGNRIGDGTHVDLLRFTAWLVEERHRPKPPADEDPYGKVKDKARARNAAIALAGRDIGDLPVIEDPRRKAKAASSFRYFCEAYFSLTFHLQWSPDHLKVIERIEEAVVRGGLFSLAMARGSGKSSLAEVACIWAVLNGYRDFVCLIGSDEGHACDMLDSIKTELDANEILLADYPEVCFPIQALDGISNRANGQLYQGKRTQIGWTAKEVVLPTIANSKASGAIIKVAGLTGRIRGMKFKRPDGRTVRPSLVVLDDPQTDESARSLSQCANREAILAGAVLGLAGPGKKISGIMPCTVIRPGDMADNILDRDKHPEWNGARTRMVNSFPTNETLWERYAEIRAEGLRAGDGGAAGTEFYRENRRAMDEGADVAWKERFNHDELSAIQHAMNLKLQDEAAFFAEYQNEPLPEERVDADQLTAEQVAGKINGLERRCVPISANHLTAFIDVQQKLLFFVVAAWEDDFTGYVLDYGAYPDQSRAYYTLRDARHTLATAADGTGLEGSIYAGLESLTEDLLGREWQRDDGAAMKIGRCLIDANWGHSTNVVYQFCRQSPHASILLPSHGRFVGASSNPFSEYKRRPGDRVGLNWRIPSVHGKRAIRHIIYDTNWWKSFTHARLAVAMGDRGCLSVYGNQAETHRMFAEQITAEYFIKTEGRGRTVDEWKARPEQPDNHWLDCLVGCAVAASMQGALLFGTDVEPTRRRERVSFKELQKRKRN; encoded by the coding sequence GTGATCAACGAACGCCAGCTCTATCGCTATCGAACGCGAGCTGGAAATCGCATCGGAGACGGAACGCATGTTGACCTCCTCCGCTTCACCGCTTGGCTAGTCGAAGAACGCCATCGTCCGAAGCCGCCGGCCGACGAGGATCCGTACGGCAAGGTCAAAGACAAAGCCCGCGCCCGCAATGCAGCGATCGCATTGGCCGGTCGCGACATCGGTGACTTGCCAGTGATCGAGGATCCGCGGCGAAAAGCGAAGGCCGCCAGTAGTTTTCGATACTTTTGCGAAGCCTATTTCTCGCTGACGTTTCATCTGCAATGGTCGCCGGATCACTTGAAGGTGATTGAGCGCATCGAAGAAGCGGTCGTTCGTGGTGGTCTGTTCTCACTCGCGATGGCTCGCGGTAGTGGAAAAAGTTCGCTGGCCGAGGTTGCGTGCATCTGGGCAGTGCTAAACGGTTACCGAGATTTCGTATGTTTGATCGGCAGCGACGAAGGCCACGCATGCGACATGCTCGACTCGATCAAAACGGAACTCGATGCCAATGAAATTTTGTTGGCCGACTACCCGGAAGTCTGCTTTCCAATTCAGGCGTTGGACGGAATCTCAAACCGAGCCAACGGGCAGCTCTATCAAGGCAAACGCACGCAAATTGGATGGACGGCGAAAGAAGTTGTCCTGCCAACCATCGCTAACAGCAAAGCGAGCGGTGCGATCATCAAAGTTGCCGGCCTGACCGGACGCATTCGTGGAATGAAGTTCAAGCGGCCCGATGGACGAACGGTTCGACCTTCGTTGGTCGTGCTCGATGACCCGCAAACGGACGAGTCGGCTCGTTCGCTTTCGCAATGTGCCAACCGCGAAGCGATCCTCGCCGGCGCGGTGCTCGGACTCGCCGGCCCAGGTAAAAAGATCTCGGGCATCATGCCCTGCACGGTCATTCGTCCCGGCGACATGGCCGACAACATTCTCGATCGCGACAAACATCCGGAATGGAACGGTGCGCGAACGCGAATGGTGAACTCATTTCCAACAAATGAAACGCTATGGGAACGCTACGCGGAAATCCGTGCCGAAGGTTTGCGAGCCGGCGACGGCGGCGCGGCCGGAACCGAGTTCTATCGCGAGAACCGGCGGGCGATGGACGAGGGTGCCGATGTCGCGTGGAAAGAACGTTTCAATCACGACGAGCTGTCCGCGATCCAGCACGCAATGAATTTGAAGCTACAAGACGAAGCGGCATTCTTCGCGGAGTATCAGAATGAACCACTGCCGGAAGAACGCGTCGATGCCGACCAACTTACGGCCGAGCAGGTCGCTGGCAAAATCAACGGACTCGAACGACGCTGCGTTCCGATTTCGGCGAACCATCTCACTGCGTTTATCGACGTGCAGCAAAAACTCTTGTTCTTTGTGGTCGCCGCATGGGAAGACGATTTCACGGGCTACGTTCTCGACTACGGGGCGTATCCCGACCAGAGCCGAGCGTACTACACGCTTCGCGATGCACGCCACACGCTGGCAACCGCTGCGGACGGCACAGGACTCGAAGGCAGTATCTATGCCGGGCTCGAATCGCTCACCGAAGATTTGCTTGGTCGTGAATGGCAACGTGACGATGGTGCGGCAATGAAGATTGGGCGGTGCTTGATCGACGCCAACTGGGGACACTCCACGAACGTGGTCTATCAATTCTGTCGGCAAAGCCCACATGCTTCGATCCTATTGCCTTCGCACGGACGTTTCGTCGGTGCGTCCTCGAATCCATTCAGCGAATACAAACGCCGCCCCGGTGACCGCGTTGGTTTGAACTGGCGAATCCCCAGTGTCCACGGGAAACGTGCAATTCGCCACATCATCTACGACACGAATTGGTGGAAGTCATTCACGCACGCGAGGCTCGCTGTCGCGATGGGCGATCGTGGTTGCCTGTCCGTTTACGGCAACCAAGCCGAAACGCATCGAATGTTCGCCGAACAAATCACCGCCGAATACTTCATCAAAACAGAAGGCCGCGGTCGGACTGTTGACGAATGGAAAGCCCGACCCGAACAGCCCGATAACCACTGGCTCGACTGCCTCGTTGGTTGTGCCGTCGCCGCTTCGATGCAAGGCGCGCTGTTGTTTGGCACCGATGTGGAACCAACTCGCCGACGCGAGCGAGTCAGTTTCAAAGAGCTGCAAAAACGAAAACGGAACTAA
- a CDS encoding amidoligase family protein, which yields MCVNETNYTPFGDTRMNANDIAFGIEIETHMPGTDRTPIGGYHNGLPVAWLPAGWKAERDGSIRTPAGRKPCEFVSPVLRGYEGLANVETAVDAIKERGARVNESCGLHVTVSWNGDAAALARLISLIANHERAIYASTGTKRRERTHWAKQIKSYGNKDAAKTRCERDRYHLLNLTHLAAGRNRIEIRAFAGTLNKTKLIGYIQMILGLVELALNTKRCSGWDYAKKPGTKSCWDRPDAGHGETELNRLFYRLGWTKGWYKGELRNKRFGELSSAEQTCDWKPVKKKLLELARKYDQAV from the coding sequence ATGTGTGTCAACGAAACGAATTACACGCCTTTTGGAGACACACGAATGAACGCCAACGACATCGCCTTCGGTATCGAAATCGAAACCCACATGCCTGGCACCGACCGCACGCCGATCGGTGGATACCACAACGGATTGCCGGTCGCTTGGCTGCCCGCGGGTTGGAAAGCAGAGCGCGACGGCAGCATCCGCACGCCGGCCGGACGCAAACCATGCGAGTTTGTATCTCCGGTTCTTCGCGGCTACGAAGGACTCGCCAACGTAGAGACCGCGGTGGACGCGATCAAAGAACGCGGCGCACGGGTTAACGAATCTTGCGGCCTGCACGTAACGGTTTCCTGGAACGGCGACGCCGCGGCCTTGGCCCGACTGATTTCGCTGATCGCGAACCACGAACGAGCCATCTACGCTTCGACCGGCACCAAACGCCGCGAACGAACCCACTGGGCAAAGCAAATCAAAAGCTACGGCAATAAAGACGCCGCGAAGACCCGCTGCGAACGAGACCGCTACCACCTTCTCAACCTCACGCACCTGGCCGCCGGCCGAAACCGAATCGAGATTCGGGCCTTCGCCGGAACGCTCAACAAGACGAAACTGATCGGATACATCCAAATGATTTTGGGCTTGGTAGAACTCGCCCTCAATACGAAACGCTGCAGCGGATGGGATTACGCCAAGAAGCCTGGCACGAAGAGTTGCTGGGACCGACCGGATGCCGGCCACGGCGAAACGGAACTCAACCGGCTCTTCTACCGCCTCGGATGGACCAAGGGTTGGTACAAGGGCGAACTTCGCAACAAACGCTTCGGCGAACTTTCCTCCGCCGAACAAACCTGCGACTGGAAGCCAGTCAAAAAGAAGCTTCTTGAGTTGGCCCGCAAATACGACCAGGCGGTCTAA